A stretch of Streptomyces sp. NBC_00250 DNA encodes these proteins:
- a CDS encoding maleylpyruvate isomerase family mycothiol-dependent enzyme, protein MLDIVEEVTRSGARITATLDSLTDLEMRAPSTLAGWTRGHVITHLARSIDAYGWLLAVARTGIEPAPRTDAKSLARTVREGADRPAAELATDLRSRLAHLAEDATSMPVERWDTLVTALAGWRHPAWYTLHRCWRELETHHVDLNAGYRTTDWPSTYVTWALDDTITALAALDFPVARVKALDIGRSWTLSPTGPNITGSGHALLGWLSGRALDPPLTSDRPLPVPPDWPLPPAPGWS, encoded by the coding sequence ATGCTCGACATAGTCGAGGAAGTCACCCGCTCCGGTGCCAGGATCACCGCCACCCTCGACTCGCTGACCGACCTGGAGATGCGTGCACCCTCGACGCTGGCCGGCTGGACCCGCGGCCACGTCATCACCCACCTGGCCCGCAGCATCGACGCCTATGGGTGGTTGCTCGCCGTGGCCCGAACCGGCATCGAACCCGCCCCGAGGACGGACGCCAAGTCGCTCGCCCGTACTGTCCGTGAAGGCGCCGACCGCCCCGCGGCCGAACTCGCCACCGACCTGCGCAGCCGCCTTGCACACCTGGCCGAAGACGCCACATCGATGCCCGTGGAACGTTGGGACACCCTGGTCACGGCACTGGCGGGCTGGCGGCACCCGGCCTGGTACACCCTCCACCGCTGCTGGCGCGAACTCGAAACGCACCACGTCGACCTGAACGCCGGCTACCGCACCACCGACTGGCCCAGCACGTACGTGACCTGGGCACTCGACGACACCATCACGGCGCTCGCCGCACTCGACTTCCCCGTCGCCCGGGTCAAAGCCCTCGACATCGGCCGATCCTGGACCCTGTCCCCGACCGGCCCCAACATCACCGGCTCCGGCCACGCCCTCCTCGGCTGGCTCAGTGGCCGCGCGCTCGACCCCCCGCTCACGTCCGACCGTCCACTGCCGGTCCCGCCCGACTGGCCCCTACCACCAGCCCCCGGCTGGAGCTGA